CGTCCTCGGCAGCCGGCGTCGCCGCGTCCGCGGCGATGCGCACGGCGATCTCGGGCCAGAGGTCGCGGTCCGGCGGCAGTCCCGCCGGCAGGTCCGCCGCCGCGGCACGCAGGGCCAGCAACTCGTCCCAGGCGGCCGTGCAGGCCTCGCAGCGGTGCAGATGGTCGGCCACCTCCGACTCCCGTTCGGCAGGCAGGACCCTGTCGAAGAGGTCCTGCAGCTCGTCCCCGTACCGGCAATCACTCATGTCAACACCTCCCGCAGCAGTCTCCTGGCGCGGTGCAGCTGCGCTTTGACCGTACCGACAGCCACGCCGGCCATCTCCGCGATCTCCCTCATCCGGTACCCCTCGATCTCGTGCAGGGTGAAGATGGTGCGGGCGCCCGCCGGCAGCCCGGCGATGGCCCTCTCGAGGTCCCTTCTTGTGCCGACGGGGGACGGAGGCACCGCGGCGTGGCGTTCCGGATCGCCGCCGTCCCCCAGATCGATCTGCCGATCCAGCCGGCGCCGCTCGTCGCGGCGGTGGTCCAGTACCACGTTCACGGCCACCCGATGCAGCCAGGTGAGCAGGCGGCTCTCACCCCGGAAACTCGCGATGTTCCGCCAGGCCCTGACGAATGCGTCCTGTGTCAGCAGGGAGGCCGTGTCGCGATCCGCGGTCAGGCGCAGGCAGAGGGCGAAGACCCTGTCGACGTGAAGGCGGTAGAGTTCGCCGAACGCGTCGCGGTCCCCGGCCTGGGCCCGGCGAACGAGCCGTGCCGTGTCCGGGGCCGGCTGCGGCGGTCGCGTCCTCTTCTCTCGTGCCTGGGCGGCCTGCATGCCGTGGACCTCCGGGGGTTGGCGTTCGTCTGTCTTTGGACGTACCGGACCCGGCAAAGGTTTGATAATTAAACAAAATAAAGACCGGGGCCGCGAAGACCCCGGTCTCGCAGATGATCCGATCGTGTCACTTGATGTTCACGCCTTTGCCCGAGAAGACGATGTGCGGATCCATGCTCTCCGCCGCCATCATGTTCCCGGAGTTGATCTCCCAGATGCAGGTGCGGCCCTCGAGCTTCGGGGCGTTATGCTCGATGACATCGCTGGGCAGCGTGATCTTCATCGTCATGGCCAGCTCGCTGCTGTGGGCCATGAGCTTGCCCATCAGCTCCATGGACTTGCCGGCGTTCGCCATGGCCGCCTGCATGTCCTCCATGTTCGGTTCCTTGTCCGGGGCTTCCTGCTGCTCCTCCCCGAGGGCGATGGGGTTATCGATCGATTTGAGCAGGTAGTTGCCGTCGTCCAGCTTCTCGATGCCGATGCCCTCGTTTTCGCCCATGGCCAGCGCCATGGCGGCCTGCAGGCCCTGGAAATCCTTGAATTCGAGCGCCATCCTGACGGTGCGCTTGCCGTCCTTCACCTCGTTGACGAACGACTTCATCTTGACGTCGTACTCGCCCAGCTTCTTCTCGAAGCTCGACTTGTCGAAATCGGCGAAGTCGGGCATGTCGCCCATCTCGTCGCCCATGCCGCCCTCCATCTTGGACAGCTCGTTCAGGGCCTGCTCGACTTCCGTCGACATGGTCATAGCGAACTCATAGGTGCCGCTGCCGTCCTTGGCGAGATTCGTGGCCATCTCCATCTGCATGCAGCCGGTGGCCGCCAGAGACGCGATGAGCAGCAGCGATATGATCAGCTTCTTCATGTGATCCCCTCCGGTTGGTCCGTTTGTCCGGCGAACAGGCGAGCAGTATGCATCAAAGCCGCTCGGGAAGCAAGCGGCGGGACGGGCGTGCCGCGGCGTTCAGGGCCTCCATGCGTCGGGAAGCAGATCCGGCGCGATGAGCAGACGAGGGGCGCCGCGCGCCGCCGCGACCGAGCGCAGAAAACCGATTTCCGGCGATTCCGGAGCTTCCCCGGTCTCGGGAGCCGAGAGACCGGCCGGCCAGGGCGAGGGCAGGCTGATCGTCAGACCGGGCAGGGGCAGGCTCATCGCGGGCCATTCCAGCCATGGCCGCGGCGGATACTCGCGCAGCAGGATCTCGTCGCCGGGGGCGAGACCGACCAGCCGGCGCGCGCGGTCGATGGCCGTTGTCAGGCCGCCGATCCCGTCGCACAGACCGTGTGCGAGGGCGTCGCCGCCCATCCAGACCCGCCCGCCGCCCAGTTCGCGCACCCGCTCCTCCGTCAGGCCGCGGCCGACGGCCACCGCCGCCACGAAGCGGTCGTACATGGTCAGGATGCGGTCCTTGGCGAAGCCGTACTCCTGTTCGGT
The DNA window shown above is from bacterium and carries:
- a CDS encoding sigma-70 family RNA polymerase sigma factor, with the protein product MQAAQAREKRTRPPQPAPDTARLVRRAQAGDRDAFGELYRLHVDRVFALCLRLTADRDTASLLTQDAFVRAWRNIASFRGESRLLTWLHRVAVNVVLDHRRDERRRLDRQIDLGDGGDPERHAAVPPSPVGTRRDLERAIAGLPAGARTIFTLHEIEGYRMREIAEMAGVAVGTVKAQLHRARRLLREVLT